The Sinomicrobium kalidii genome contains a region encoding:
- a CDS encoding outer membrane beta-barrel family protein, with protein sequence MKFSFYLLLNLLLLSHTATAQQKKVTGMVSDAQGRPLPGATVIVKESTNGTQTDFDGNYAIDVTDGAVLVFSYIGMSTVEIEVKESSRIDVVLREDTQKLDEVVVTFKEPLVEAGKGKVTFNVASSATSSGVSSFDLLKKIPGVSIGQSDEIVLRGTTGVNVMIDGKMSYLSGNQLGILLRGLSAEDIDKVELITNPSAAYDAAGNSGIINIVTKKNRARGYALSLKSSVSKGRSWMNNQNISGSVNSERWNAYASFDYNTPHRFRKSKSGNTIVENEEQIILNRENQNPFDINFYTWKAGGDWQFAPKHRIGVHYHGYFDDFTSYKTSSIRKERTDGSLFSDVYSTYDLEEPYHYDAINMDYRFDIDTTGKKITADARYISYRNFSDGLMEGKHYDAEGQLLRTHTMRIHQPGFIKIKSVQADADLPFPEVGFKAGLKFAKASNDNNFRSEEKTGDDFVELPELTNHFKYKEQISAAYVSASGTLGNAEIEAGIRLEHTRAEALLLDGSFDNDWEYTRLFPNLSLAYYLGDDHKLDLAVSRRINRPSYSSLNPVRWYNDEYFYYSGNPELVPEMGWLFSASYTFMKKYILSAEYSKRNNYISYNLSYDDNGVTVRSRSANFSHFDRVDFNLIAPFPIADFWEIQFFGGLNYTTYPLSEAGKERDLGKWAATLSVQQQLKFLEHYSADISVKYTTAELRGVYMTKAVFFTDLGIKRSFLDGKLDAVFTLSDVFNGYWMYGTSQSSLTDYYYEDKPDSRRVGLTLRYHFGGNLIKEKTTKTDEQKRL encoded by the coding sequence ATGAAATTTAGCTTTTATCTGTTATTGAACCTGTTGTTGTTATCCCATACAGCAACAGCCCAGCAAAAAAAGGTGACCGGGATGGTTTCGGATGCACAGGGCCGGCCATTGCCCGGGGCGACCGTTATAGTGAAGGAAAGTACAAACGGTACACAAACGGACTTTGACGGCAATTATGCCATCGATGTTACCGATGGGGCCGTATTGGTATTCTCCTATATCGGTATGTCCACCGTAGAAATCGAAGTAAAAGAATCATCCCGTATAGACGTTGTATTGAGAGAAGATACACAGAAACTGGACGAAGTGGTTGTAACCTTTAAAGAGCCCCTTGTTGAGGCAGGTAAAGGGAAGGTTACCTTCAACGTTGCTTCTTCCGCTACGTCGAGCGGAGTGTCTTCCTTCGACCTGCTGAAAAAAATTCCGGGAGTGAGTATCGGGCAGAGCGACGAGATCGTTTTGAGAGGAACAACCGGGGTCAACGTGATGATCGACGGCAAGATGAGCTATCTTTCGGGCAACCAGTTAGGCATATTGCTCAGGGGATTAAGCGCCGAAGACATTGACAAAGTGGAGCTCATCACCAACCCTTCCGCAGCTTATGATGCTGCCGGAAATTCGGGGATCATCAATATCGTTACCAAAAAGAACAGGGCCAGAGGGTATGCTTTGAGTTTAAAAAGTAGTGTGTCCAAAGGGAGGTCGTGGATGAACAACCAGAATATTTCGGGCAGTGTCAATAGCGAGCGATGGAATGCCTACGCCTCTTTCGATTACAACACGCCACATCGTTTTCGTAAAAGTAAAAGCGGAAATACCATTGTGGAGAACGAAGAGCAGATCATATTGAACAGGGAAAACCAAAACCCGTTCGACATCAATTTCTATACCTGGAAGGCCGGGGGCGACTGGCAATTTGCTCCCAAGCACCGGATCGGTGTGCATTATCACGGTTATTTTGATGATTTTACAAGTTACAAAACCTCGTCGATCCGCAAAGAACGGACGGACGGCAGCCTGTTTTCCGATGTGTATTCTACATATGACCTGGAGGAGCCCTATCATTACGACGCTATAAACATGGATTACCGGTTTGACATCGATACCACAGGAAAAAAAATAACCGCAGATGCCCGGTACATTTCGTATCGCAATTTTTCGGACGGATTGATGGAGGGAAAGCATTATGATGCCGAAGGGCAGTTGCTCCGTACCCATACCATGCGTATACATCAACCGGGTTTTATCAAAATAAAGTCGGTACAGGCCGATGCCGACCTGCCGTTCCCGGAAGTGGGCTTTAAGGCCGGATTAAAGTTTGCCAAGGCGAGCAATGACAACAATTTCCGTTCCGAAGAAAAAACAGGGGATGATTTTGTGGAGCTCCCCGAACTCACCAATCATTTTAAGTACAAGGAACAGATCAGTGCGGCTTATGTGTCGGCCTCCGGAACATTGGGGAACGCCGAGATTGAAGCCGGGATAAGGTTGGAGCACACCCGGGCGGAAGCATTGTTGCTGGACGGTTCGTTTGACAACGATTGGGAATATACCCGTTTGTTCCCCAATCTGTCTTTAGCCTATTATTTGGGCGATGACCACAAACTCGATCTGGCCGTCAGCCGGAGGATCAACCGCCCGTCGTATTCCAGCCTGAACCCCGTACGCTGGTATAACGACGAATACTTCTATTATTCCGGGAATCCGGAGCTTGTCCCCGAAATGGGATGGTTGTTTTCGGCTTCCTATACCTTCATGAAAAAATATATTCTTTCCGCCGAATACAGCAAACGCAACAATTATATTTCATACAATTTGTCTTACGATGATAACGGAGTGACGGTCAGAAGCCGGAGCGCCAATTTCAGTCACTTCGACCGGGTAGACTTTAACCTGATCGCCCCTTTTCCGATTGCTGATTTTTGGGAAATACAATTTTTCGGCGGACTCAACTATACCACTTACCCGCTTTCGGAGGCGGGGAAGGAGCGCGACCTCGGCAAATGGGCCGCAACACTATCGGTACAGCAACAACTGAAATTCCTGGAACATTATTCGGCAGATATTTCTGTGAAATACACCACGGCCGAACTGCGCGGGGTGTATATGACCAAAGCGGTGTTTTTTACGGATCTCGGGATTAAACGTTCTTTTCTGGACGGTAAACTTGATGCTGTTTTTACACTGAGCGATGTTTTTAACGGTTACTGGATGTACGGAACCTCCCAGAGCAGCTTAACAGATTATTATTATGAAGACAAACCCGACTCCAGGAGGGTCGGGCTGACCCTTCGGTACCACTTTGGCGGAAACCTCATTAAGGAAAAGACAACGAAAACAGATGAGCAAAAACGTCTGTAA
- a CDS encoding serine hydrolase domain-containing protein, with the protein MNRVIRPQFLILFLLISFSCKTNRDSTPQNINKFREDHPQFSSKFETRLKGIFKEKELFGDFIFAVVDENGLAYSFAFNREILNGKESSLDNNSPIYIASGTKSFTGTLLKILEQKKILELNKSLHDYLPQLNYNDSIDTENITIKSLLNHTHGTFSTSMTWKTAFLGYSGKNEELINDLNTDFLLDPSGKFRYSNVGPIIAGMVVENVTGKTWKSEMKDYIFTPLKMENTSANVSDYKLRDIRPSLTVSNEKGVIEKGFYKNDITMHAAGGIISTVNDLSKWLSTNIGEGTVLLNKNSWSELHTSTTSQDREYFTYHRSGYSLGWDVAEYQNEKILTRFGGLAGISFHMSFMPEKKVGVIAFSNDNRAYLLPHLMADYAYNLINTLPADSIFRSEKPKFDKSFERENEIAYPKDSQILTASNDNDKIAGAYQNAENWPAISIDKKDDYYIFNWGILKGKIYKNEENGYFSNLGVLTRDFEITNDTLLTGSLIYKKAKE; encoded by the coding sequence ATGAATCGAGTTATCCGCCCACAATTTTTAATACTGTTTTTGCTGATTTCATTTTCCTGTAAGACAAACAGGGATTCTACACCTCAAAACATAAACAAATTCCGGGAAGACCATCCTCAGTTTTCATCAAAATTTGAAACACGGCTAAAAGGCATCTTCAAAGAAAAAGAATTGTTTGGCGATTTTATTTTTGCTGTGGTTGATGAGAATGGATTGGCTTATTCATTTGCTTTTAACAGGGAGATTTTAAATGGCAAAGAATCGTCTCTTGACAATAATTCCCCCATTTATATTGCATCGGGCACCAAATCATTTACAGGGACATTACTCAAAATATTAGAACAAAAAAAAATACTGGAATTAAACAAATCACTTCATGATTACCTTCCTCAACTAAATTATAATGACAGTATAGACACAGAGAACATTACCATTAAAAGCCTTTTAAACCACACTCACGGGACATTTAGTACAAGTATGACATGGAAAACAGCCTTTTTGGGATATAGTGGTAAAAATGAAGAATTGATCAACGATCTGAATACCGACTTTCTTCTTGACCCATCAGGTAAATTTCGATATTCAAATGTCGGTCCGATCATTGCCGGTATGGTGGTGGAAAACGTAACGGGAAAAACGTGGAAATCAGAAATGAAAGACTATATTTTCACACCTTTAAAAATGGAAAACACAAGTGCGAATGTCAGTGATTATAAACTAAGAGACATTCGTCCGTCACTTACTGTTTCCAATGAAAAAGGAGTCATTGAAAAGGGTTTTTATAAAAATGATATCACAATGCATGCAGCAGGAGGAATAATTTCAACTGTAAACGACCTTTCAAAATGGTTAAGCACAAACATTGGAGAAGGCACTGTTTTACTGAATAAAAATTCCTGGTCGGAACTTCACACATCAACCACATCACAAGACAGGGAATATTTCACTTACCATCGCTCGGGCTATAGTTTAGGTTGGGACGTTGCTGAATATCAGAATGAAAAAATACTGACACGTTTTGGAGGTTTGGCGGGGATCAGTTTTCATATGTCATTTATGCCGGAGAAAAAAGTTGGAGTTATTGCTTTTTCGAATGACAACAGAGCTTATCTGTTGCCTCATTTAATGGCCGATTATGCGTACAATCTGATAAATACGTTACCGGCCGACAGTATTTTCAGGAGTGAAAAACCAAAATTTGATAAAAGTTTTGAAAGGGAGAATGAAATCGCATACCCTAAAGATTCGCAAATTCTAACCGCAAGCAATGATAACGATAAGATAGCGGGCGCATATCAAAATGCGGAAAATTGGCCGGCCATTTCCATTGACAAAAAGGACGATTACTACATATTTAACTGGGGCATATTAAAGGGTAAAATATATAAAAACGAAGAAAACGGCTACTTTAGTAATCTGGGCGTTTTAACGCGCGACTTTGAAATAACGAATGACACTCTTTTGACGGGGTCATTGATTTATAAAAAAGCGAAGGAATAA
- a CDS encoding DinB family protein: MRSLFTELFAYNDDCNKRLMDTFRAAGDKVPEKSRKLFDHILTAHHIWNARLSGQVPRYGVWERLSADVLEKVHEENQILTGKILEGKDLSEKINYKNSKGVLYHRNIGDILFHMVNHATYHRGQIATNFRESGLEPLVTDYIYYKK, translated from the coding sequence ATGAGATCATTATTTACAGAATTGTTTGCCTATAACGACGATTGCAATAAAAGACTAATGGATACTTTTCGCGCTGCCGGGGATAAAGTACCCGAAAAGAGCCGAAAACTTTTTGACCATATATTGACCGCCCATCATATCTGGAATGCCAGGTTAAGTGGCCAGGTTCCGCGATACGGGGTTTGGGAGCGGCTTTCTGCCGATGTTTTGGAAAAAGTACATGAGGAAAATCAAATACTTACCGGGAAAATATTAGAGGGGAAAGACCTTTCGGAAAAAATTAATTATAAAAACAGTAAAGGAGTTCTTTACCACCGCAATATTGGAGATATCCTGTTTCACATGGTGAATCATGCTACATATCACCGGGGACAGATAGCGACAAACTTTCGCGAATCCGGCCTGGAGCCATTGGTTACCGATTATATTTATTACAAAAAGTGA
- a CDS encoding TonB-dependent siderophore receptor, producing MTRIFTLAFLLFFGYLQAQTITGKVTDTETGIPVFGASVTLVDMNRGTVTDEDGNFSLEGEGTILVSYVGYKSYRAKAGNNFMNIRLIPEITELQTVEVVGRTLRSYDSKYSFSATKTAMENKDIPQAISTVTKELIADRQAFQLADAVKAVSGVTPSSYYNQYNIRGISQNEEGQIINGMRTRQFYFLQPLTTNIERVEVIKGPASATFASVDPGGSINMVTKKPLPVERQEVSIGVGSFSTFIGTLDFTGPLNESKTLLYRVNGAYREARSYRDLVNNKTILVSPSFSYIPNDKTAINAELIYNDMNGMLDRGQPIFGAEAGVTDLKSTPISMNLSAPNDFFRSKELIIMGNITHKFNSNISFNTSYMKQSWTEDLQEHRTTGAFAVDMNNAPVTSLAAMQFVQREQYWNIDNVSSYFNFDFKTGDFGHKFLVGYDLHYWEKTKGGGQNAARGFLLKDGSAVRTFDVSRADDYQTVEIDGTTLPRPNVDHVDLNNPAHEIRNTRDYTMNSRIAIPSALTTNNAVYIQEQLKFKRWTLLLSLRQEWFKDITNYETPNKTSFENQRLIPRIGLTYALNDNINIYGTYLEGFQPQSNTTTLLPSTANFLWSDVSAALFDPLISNLKEAGAKIDLFHKHMSLNLSVYEINQKNILMSANNPSQPDLLIQRGADRSRGFEMDVTGYINPDWQVIASYSYIDAKIVNDANEDLVGQRKENTPKNSANLWTKYNFRNSSALKDLGIGFGVQHQSSKIPWFTRDFKVPAFTVFDAAVYYAPNNSNIRLALNMGNLFNTTYWLGAQNYLRLFPGAPRNGSLTLNYRF from the coding sequence ATGACACGTATATTCACCCTGGCATTCCTTCTTTTCTTCGGTTATCTCCAGGCGCAAACCATTACCGGAAAGGTCACCGATACGGAGACCGGTATTCCCGTTTTCGGGGCTTCCGTAACCCTTGTGGATATGAACCGCGGAACCGTTACCGACGAAGACGGCAATTTTTCACTGGAAGGAGAGGGGACCATCCTGGTTTCGTATGTCGGGTATAAAAGCTACCGGGCCAAAGCGGGCAACAATTTTATGAACATCCGTTTGATTCCCGAGATCACTGAATTACAGACCGTTGAGGTTGTAGGCCGGACATTAAGAAGTTATGACAGCAAATATTCTTTTTCCGCTACCAAAACTGCCATGGAAAACAAGGATATCCCGCAGGCCATAAGTACGGTCACCAAAGAACTGATCGCCGACAGGCAGGCTTTCCAACTGGCAGATGCCGTTAAAGCAGTCAGTGGTGTTACGCCTTCCAGCTATTACAACCAGTATAACATACGGGGGATAAGTCAGAATGAAGAAGGGCAGATCATCAATGGGATGCGCACACGGCAGTTTTATTTTTTACAACCCTTAACCACCAATATAGAACGTGTGGAAGTGATAAAGGGCCCTGCAAGTGCCACTTTTGCCAGTGTAGATCCGGGGGGAAGTATCAATATGGTTACCAAAAAGCCGCTGCCCGTAGAACGGCAAGAGGTGAGCATCGGGGTAGGCAGTTTCAGTACTTTTATAGGGACACTGGATTTTACCGGCCCTTTGAACGAATCGAAAACGTTGTTATACCGTGTTAACGGGGCTTACCGGGAGGCACGCTCTTACAGGGATCTGGTCAACAATAAAACCATTCTGGTGTCTCCTTCCTTCAGCTATATCCCCAATGATAAAACCGCTATTAATGCCGAACTGATCTACAATGACATGAACGGGATGCTGGACCGGGGACAGCCCATTTTCGGGGCTGAAGCCGGGGTTACCGATCTTAAAAGCACTCCGATCAGCATGAATCTGAGTGCCCCGAACGACTTTTTCCGGTCGAAAGAACTTATTATCATGGGAAATATCACCCATAAATTCAACTCCAATATCAGTTTCAACACCTCCTACATGAAGCAATCGTGGACGGAAGATTTACAGGAACACCGCACTACGGGGGCATTCGCCGTGGATATGAACAATGCACCCGTGACCTCCCTGGCCGCCATGCAGTTTGTACAACGCGAACAATACTGGAATATAGACAACGTGAGCAGCTATTTCAATTTTGATTTTAAGACCGGGGACTTCGGGCACAAATTCCTGGTGGGCTATGACCTGCATTACTGGGAAAAAACAAAGGGCGGCGGACAAAATGCAGCCCGGGGATTCCTCTTGAAGGATGGTTCTGCCGTACGAACTTTTGATGTATCCCGTGCAGACGACTATCAAACCGTAGAAATTGACGGGACTACCTTACCCAGGCCGAATGTGGACCATGTTGATCTGAACAACCCCGCCCACGAGATCAGAAATACCCGGGATTATACGATGAACTCACGTATAGCCATACCCTCGGCGCTTACCACGAATAATGCCGTATACATACAGGAACAATTAAAGTTTAAACGATGGACCCTGCTTCTCAGCCTCAGGCAGGAGTGGTTCAAAGACATTACCAATTACGAAACCCCGAACAAAACCTCTTTTGAGAACCAGAGGCTTATACCGAGGATAGGACTTACCTATGCCCTGAATGACAATATTAACATTTACGGTACTTACCTGGAAGGATTTCAGCCCCAGTCGAATACAACAACACTTTTACCGAGTACGGCCAACTTTTTATGGTCGGATGTTTCTGCCGCCCTGTTCGACCCTTTGATCAGTAACCTGAAGGAGGCAGGGGCAAAGATCGACCTGTTCCACAAGCACATGAGCCTGAATCTGTCTGTGTATGAGATCAATCAGAAAAACATACTGATGAGTGCCAACAACCCTTCCCAACCCGATTTGCTGATACAGCGGGGAGCCGACAGGAGCCGTGGTTTTGAGATGGATGTCACGGGCTATATCAATCCGGACTGGCAGGTTATTGCTTCTTATAGCTATATAGATGCCAAAATCGTAAATGATGCCAATGAAGACCTGGTTGGTCAAAGAAAGGAAAACACCCCGAAAAACAGTGCCAATCTGTGGACCAAGTATAATTTCAGGAACTCATCAGCGCTGAAAGACCTGGGGATCGGATTTGGCGTACAGCACCAGAGCAGCAAGATCCCCTGGTTCACACGCGATTTTAAAGTGCCGGCGTTTACCGTCTTTGATGCCGCCGTGTATTATGCGCCGAACAATAGCAATATCCGGCTGGCCCTGAATATGGGTAACCTGTTTAATACCACGTATTGGCTGGGGGCACAGAATTACCTGCGTTTGTTTCCCGGAGCACCGAGGAACGGTTCACTCACACTGAATTACAGATTTTAA
- a CDS encoding class I SAM-dependent methyltransferase: MKDPWLEKWDDRYSKDEYAFGIRPNDYLKEQLEQLAVGNILFPAEGEGRNAVFAAKLGWTVSAFDISAEGKNKALQLAGANDVQIDYRVGELPALNYIPEQFDAVALIYAHFPADIKSKYHKLLDQYLRRGGTVIFEAFGKKHLDYRLKNPKIGGPKDLASLFSTDEIKSDFSNYEIIALEEKEIELSEGLYHNGKGSVVRFVGRKK; encoded by the coding sequence ATGAAAGACCCCTGGCTTGAGAAATGGGACGACAGGTACAGCAAGGATGAGTATGCCTTTGGCATCCGGCCTAACGACTATCTGAAAGAACAATTAGAGCAATTAGCTGTCGGGAACATCCTTTTTCCGGCGGAAGGGGAAGGACGCAATGCCGTCTTTGCCGCTAAACTTGGCTGGACCGTTTCCGCATTTGATATCAGTGCTGAAGGAAAAAACAAGGCCCTTCAACTTGCCGGGGCCAATGATGTACAAATTGATTACCGGGTAGGCGAGTTGCCGGCATTGAACTATATCCCGGAACAATTTGATGCCGTTGCATTGATTTATGCCCACTTCCCGGCAGACATAAAATCAAAATACCACAAGTTGCTTGACCAATATCTTCGCAGGGGCGGAACCGTTATTTTCGAAGCCTTTGGTAAAAAGCACCTCGATTACAGGCTTAAAAACCCGAAAATCGGCGGACCCAAAGACTTAGCTTCTTTATTTTCAACCGACGAAATAAAGTCGGATTTTTCAAATTATGAAATTATAGCACTGGAGGAAAAGGAAATTGAATTGAGCGAGGGCTTATATCACAACGGAAAAGGGTCGGTTGTACGATTTGTCGGACGGAAAAAATAA
- a CDS encoding ABC transporter permease: protein MMKNAEVRIAKLFWKITFKNKAVFILTFIIGILLAYAVFTGWENFKTQDEIRAEYQEQARQDWLDNPDKHPHRMAHYGHFAFRPKTPLSVFDFGMESFLGSSIFLEAHVQNPTNFSEAEFSTGMLRFGEISIAMILQTLLPLLIFFLGFRSIAAERENGTLKILMSQGLSRKQLLAGKSLGMTLVMSTLYFPVILTTVLLWTLLQEMNISMDETYRLLLIVVMYFIYLCIFCVIAVIISALSKTSKTALTSSIGVWLLLTILLPRAGQSLGSYLYRPPSKAGFQAQIENDILKTGDSHNPDDPHYQALKDSVLAVYNVDSVTQLPFNYSGLVMKEGEKITAGIHNDHLKRLRGIYARQNSFSRYLAFLDPYMGIKNLSMALSGTDYNSFTDFQDQAEEYRYHLAQSLNDLQIKHISNTAKSSADPASRLDKRHWAEIEDFEYRPLGIGGAFRSELISFLSLLFWVLLLALILNRLSKTLKVL, encoded by the coding sequence ATGATGAAGAACGCAGAAGTACGTATCGCAAAGCTGTTCTGGAAAATAACCTTTAAGAACAAGGCAGTTTTTATCCTGACCTTTATCATCGGGATCTTACTGGCCTATGCCGTTTTTACCGGATGGGAAAATTTCAAGACCCAGGATGAGATCAGGGCTGAATACCAGGAACAGGCCAGGCAGGACTGGCTCGACAATCCCGATAAACATCCCCACAGAATGGCACATTACGGGCATTTTGCCTTTCGCCCCAAAACCCCGCTAAGTGTTTTTGATTTCGGTATGGAAAGCTTTCTAGGGAGTTCCATTTTCCTGGAAGCCCATGTCCAGAACCCTACCAACTTTTCCGAAGCGGAGTTTTCCACGGGAATGTTGCGGTTCGGGGAGATAAGCATTGCCATGATCCTGCAAACCCTGTTGCCTCTGCTGATCTTCTTTTTAGGATTCAGAAGTATAGCTGCCGAAAGGGAGAACGGCACGCTAAAGATACTCATGAGCCAGGGGTTGAGCCGGAAGCAGTTATTAGCGGGCAAAAGCCTGGGAATGACCCTTGTAATGTCCACCCTTTATTTTCCGGTGATCCTCACTACGGTACTTCTCTGGACACTGCTCCAGGAAATGAATATCAGTATGGACGAAACATACAGGCTTTTACTCATTGTAGTGATGTATTTTATTTACCTGTGCATTTTTTGTGTTATAGCGGTCATCATTTCCGCACTGAGCAAAACGTCAAAAACAGCGCTTACCTCGTCTATAGGTGTATGGTTGTTGCTTACCATTTTGCTGCCGAGAGCAGGGCAATCCCTGGGGTCTTATTTATACCGCCCCCCGTCCAAAGCCGGGTTTCAGGCACAGATAGAAAATGACATTTTAAAAACCGGGGACAGTCACAATCCGGATGATCCGCATTATCAGGCCCTCAAAGATTCTGTCCTTGCTGTTTACAACGTGGATTCTGTTACGCAGTTACCCTTTAATTACAGCGGACTTGTGATGAAAGAGGGAGAAAAGATCACCGCGGGAATTCACAATGACCACCTTAAAAGATTACGGGGAATATATGCCCGGCAAAACAGTTTTTCGCGTTACCTGGCCTTTCTCGATCCCTATATGGGTATAAAGAACCTGTCCATGGCCCTGTCCGGCACAGATTACAATTCCTTTACTGATTTCCAGGACCAGGCGGAGGAATACAGGTACCACCTGGCCCAAAGCCTGAATGACCTGCAGATAAAGCACATAAGTAATACGGCCAAGAGTTCGGCAGATCCTGCCAGCAGGCTTGATAAAAGACATTGGGCAGAAATAGAGGATTTTGAATACCGGCCACTCGGGATAGGGGGTGCCTTCCGGAGCGAACTTATTTCGTTTTTGTCACTCCTGTTCTGGGTATTGCTGCTTGCACTGATCCTTAACCGACTCTCTAAAACCTTAAAAGTACTGTAG
- a CDS encoding ABC transporter ATP-binding protein, with protein sequence MIITKDLTKKYNGFTALNKLTLNINEGEIFCLLGANGAGKTTTINILLGFIAPSSGEASINGLSVTGNAPETKKHVAYIPETVTLYPNLTGVENLKFFSSLAGYKLHREELSQLLLKAGLQESAHQKPLRSYSKGMRQKVGIAIALAKNAKVLLLDEPISGLDPKAANEFSEILKELSAGGTTILMATHDIFRAREVAHRIGIMNEGNLVSELEAGEISANELEQLYLKTV encoded by the coding sequence ATGATAATTACAAAAGACCTTACAAAAAAATACAACGGCTTTACAGCCTTAAACAAGTTGACCCTGAATATAAACGAAGGTGAGATATTCTGCCTGCTCGGGGCCAATGGAGCGGGAAAGACCACAACCATTAATATTCTCCTGGGATTTATCGCACCTTCTTCCGGAGAGGCCAGCATCAACGGTTTGTCAGTAACAGGAAATGCCCCGGAAACCAAAAAACACGTGGCCTATATCCCCGAAACGGTTACGTTGTACCCCAACCTTACCGGGGTGGAAAATCTGAAATTCTTCTCGTCCCTTGCCGGGTATAAACTTCATCGGGAGGAACTGTCACAATTACTGCTAAAGGCGGGATTACAGGAAAGCGCCCATCAAAAGCCTTTGCGAAGCTACTCCAAGGGGATGCGCCAAAAGGTGGGAATTGCCATTGCATTGGCCAAAAATGCCAAAGTGCTGCTGCTGGACGAACCCATATCCGGCCTGGACCCGAAGGCAGCCAATGAATTTTCGGAGATCCTGAAAGAACTTTCAGCCGGCGGAACCACCATTTTAATGGCCACACACGACATTTTCCGGGCCAGGGAAGTCGCCCATCGTATCGGTATCATGAACGAAGGAAACCTCGTCAGTGAACTGGAAGCCGGTGAAATTTCGGCAAACGAACTGGAGCAACTGTATTTGAAGACCGTATAA
- a CDS encoding ABC transporter permease, which yields MKLLFINFTRSNNVKIGLSFIILAGVISLLVGKQHIEKINRSVDETARYQQEHIERHAEYNKDDLGLMLYYIKFSLVNSTPALNALSIGQRDVNPSVKSVTIRTLEAQKYDADLNNPYNLLIGNIDFSFVLIFLFPLLIISFTYNLVSEEKESGIWKIIAVQSKNPLGFVLKAFGVRLLVTIGGLLLLYAIAVPVLGIAPDADLGKFFLASVLYILVWFAICFFVVSLQKSSSFNAIILLTIWILLVFVLPAAINNDLQNRYPLPEALETTVKQRKGYHEKWDMDKELTMDKFYAHYPQFKKYALPEGDFSWLWYYAMQQMGDDEVSEQSAALRKKLGQRNTAASRIAQFIPTLHLQLSLNDIAKSGLDNQLRFLDETGRFHERLKLHFYPKIFGGAPVTSENWDDFKVEVFSDETTLSRTRLYTPLLIFIVVFNILGWFIFKKRLHRL from the coding sequence ATGAAACTGCTATTTATAAATTTTACCCGCTCCAACAATGTCAAGATAGGGCTGTCTTTTATCATTCTGGCCGGTGTCATAAGCCTTTTGGTAGGGAAACAGCATATCGAAAAAATAAACCGGAGTGTTGACGAAACGGCCCGGTACCAGCAGGAGCATATAGAACGCCATGCCGAATACAACAAGGACGACCTGGGGCTGATGCTGTACTATATCAAATTTTCACTGGTAAACAGTACCCCGGCGTTAAATGCCCTCTCCATCGGACAGCGCGATGTTAATCCTTCGGTAAAAAGTGTAACCATACGTACTCTTGAAGCCCAGAAATACGATGCAGACCTTAACAATCCGTACAACCTGCTTATCGGGAATATCGATTTCAGTTTTGTGCTTATCTTTCTGTTTCCGCTGCTTATCATTTCCTTTACCTATAACCTGGTATCCGAAGAGAAAGAAAGCGGTATCTGGAAGATCATTGCCGTACAGAGTAAAAATCCCCTGGGGTTTGTGCTGAAGGCCTTTGGTGTAAGGCTCCTGGTAACCATCGGGGGCTTACTGCTTTTGTATGCCATAGCAGTTCCGGTATTAGGTATTGCACCCGATGCGGATTTAGGGAAATTCTTCCTGGCCTCCGTCTTATATATTCTGGTGTGGTTTGCCATATGTTTTTTTGTGGTGTCGCTGCAAAAAAGTTCCAGTTTTAATGCGATTATCCTGCTCACCATATGGATATTGCTTGTATTTGTCCTGCCGGCGGCTATCAATAATGATCTGCAGAACAGGTATCCGCTTCCCGAAGCACTTGAAACCACGGTGAAACAACGAAAGGGCTATCACGAAAAATGGGATATGGATAAGGAACTGACCATGGACAAATTCTATGCGCATTATCCTCAATTCAAAAAATATGCCCTGCCCGAAGGTGATTTCAGCTGGCTCTGGTATTATGCCATGCAGCAGATGGGAGATGACGAAGTCTCGGAACAATCAGCAGCATTAAGGAAAAAACTCGGACAAAGGAACACAGCCGCTTCCCGGATCGCACAATTTATCCCGACACTCCATTTGCAGCTTTCACTCAACGATATTGCCAAATCCGGATTGGACAATCAATTACGCTTTCTGGACGAAACGGGGCGGTTTCACGAAAGGCTGAAGCTGCACTTTTATCCGAAAATATTCGGCGGAGCCCCGGTAACTTCTGAAAACTGGGACGATTTTAAGGTAGAAGTTTTTTCTGATGAAACCACGTTGAGCAGAACAAGGTTATACACACCACTACTCATTTTTATCGTGGTTTTCAATATTCTCGGCTGGTTTATTTTCAAAAAGCGGTTGCACCGTCTTTGA